The following coding sequences are from one Panicum hallii strain FIL2 chromosome 5, PHallii_v3.1, whole genome shotgun sequence window:
- the LOC112894474 gene encoding uncharacterized protein LOC112894474, with protein MIPDIQRFLPLVDRSTIITTNHREDYFFGHSLPTAIPGKLLRQPQNLVVVELILSTPILFTARIHFRLFFSTTKATPRYDYFCDGTYKFSQEFTKDMSEDQVNVTKEYRKPRTKVRKMLTFLTSDPPIKV; from the exons atgatccccGACATTCAACGGTTCTTgcccctcgtggatcgctcaaccatTATAACCACGAATCACCGCGAAGattacttcttcggccattctctacccactgcaattcccGGCAAGCTACTTCGTCAACCACAgaatctcgtcgtcgtcgagctcatcttatcgacgccaatcctattcaccgcgagaattcacttccgtttgttcttctccacgactaaggctaccccaag atacgactacttctgcgacggtacctacaagtttTCCCAGGAATTTACGAAGGATAtgtctgaagatcaagtgaacgtcaccaaggaatatcgcaagccccgaaccaaagttcggaagatgttaacatttctgacttcagacccaccaataaag gtatag